A genomic stretch from Falco naumanni isolate bFalNau1 chromosome 6, bFalNau1.pat, whole genome shotgun sequence includes:
- the AGPAT4 gene encoding 1-acyl-sn-glycerol-3-phosphate acyltransferase delta isoform X2, which yields MVMLLEWWSGTDCTLYTDPESYHKYGKENAIVILNHNFEIDFLCGWNFCERFGVLGSSKVLAKKELSYMPVIGWMWYFLEIVFCKRKWEEDRKTVMQKLLNLRDYPENFWFLIHCEGTRFTEQKHQISMQVAEAKGLPKLKYHLLPRTKGFAVTVQCLRNVVSAVYDSTLNFRNNENPTLLGVLNGKKYHADLYVRRIPLEEVPEDEQECSNWLHKLYQEKDAFQEEYYQRGTYPAVPIIPPRRPWTLLNWLFWALLLLYPLFKLLINMISSGSSLTLASFAFVIVMASVGVRWMIGVTEINKGSTYGNNDNKQKQK from the exons ATGGTGATGCTGTTGGAATGGTGGTCAGGCACTGATTGCACCCTCTACACTGACCCAGAGAGTTACCACAAATATGGGAAGGAGAATGCCATCGTAATCCTTAATCACAACTTTGAAATCGACTTTCTCTGTGGTTGGAACTTTTGTGAAAGATTTGGGGTCTTGGGG AGTTCCAAAGTACTTGCAAAGAAGGAGCTCTCCTACATGCCTGTCATTGGCTGGATGTGGTATTTCCTAGAGATAGTCTTCTGCAAGCGTAAGTGGGAGGAAGATCGGAAAACAGTCATGCAGAAGTTGCTGAATCTCCGGGACTACCCTGAAAACTTTTGG TTCCTGATTCATTGCGAGGGCACAAGGTTCACAGAACAGAAGCACCAGATTAGCATGCAGGTAGCCGAAGCCAAAGGCCTGCCCAAGCTCAAGTATCACCTACTGCCACGAACGAAAGGATTTGCTGTCACCGTGCAGTGTTTGAGAAATGTAG TTTCTGCTGTCTATGATTCTACTCTCAATTTTAGAAATAACGAGAATCCAACATTGCTGGGAGTTCTAAATGGAAAGAAGTATCATGCAGATTTATATGTAAG GCGGATTCCACTAGAGGAAGTCCCAGAAGATGAGCAGGAATGTTCTAACTGGCTCCACAAACTGTATCAAGAAAAG GATGCATTCCAGGAAGAATACTACCAAAGAGGAACCTACCCAGCTGTTCCTATCATACCACCTCGACGACCATGGACGCTTTTGAACTGGCTTTTCTGGGCCTTATTGCTGCTATATCCTTTATTCAAGCTGCTCATCAACATGATCAGCAGTGGATCATCACTGACATTGGCTAGTTTTGCATTCGTCATTGTGATGG